CTCCAGATTATTCCTGTACAGTTCTATTACATTTGACATGCAGATGGGCTTGGACTTCAGAAAGCTTCGCTCTGCACCACAATGAAGCATGAAGTTAATGCCGTGCATTGTGGGCTTTGATTGCCATGGGATCGAGGTGTCAGAACTGGCAAGCATGATAATGGTAATACTTCTGCTGGTTTATGGGCCCTGCAGTGACCCCTGTGTCTGTTAACCTTGCCTCCTCCGTCCTATAAATCCTGCCCAGAGAGGTTTATAGGGCTCACTTGTCAAGCCCTTCCAGTCCTATTGGGTGGGTGGGGCGCTAGCATTCACTGCAAACGACACGGTGATGAATTCTGCATCTGTTCGGCTACTACAGAGTACAGACACTATTGTCATAGAATAATGTACATAGTAAATGTCACAACAAATCAGTAATTAGTGTGATCATTCCCCTCGCTGTTAGCTGGAAGTGGTAAATGGAGGAGACGCTGACTTCAGAGCTCTCGCTTGTAAATGTGATGCAGTGAGTTTAATGTGCCAGCCACAGGTTTTAAAGCATTAGCCTATAAACCCTCAAAACTTGGATTTTAAACGCGTTAATAAAATAACTCATAACTTGGGTCACGCTTCAGATCTGGAGCAGACcttcagtttgtttttgacTTGAATGTGGATCCTTTTTGCAGTTGTTGCATTACACACCACCAGATTCCATTCAGTCATGAGTTGGAAATGATGATCCTGTTCCAGACATTAACCTTCCTACCACATTTTACCAGTCACGCAGTTAAATCTACACCTTCCTCATTTCAAAGTGctctaaatgcatttaatgacGAGCCGGCTCCAGTCGAGACAATAAAAGCTATTTAACGCTATTTGAGGAATCATAATGTGACTGTAATGTTGGATCACACAGTGTAGACAGCTCAAAAATAAACTGCTATTGACACAATTCCATCTTCCATCCTTTTAAAAAGAGGGGTTTTAATCCATTGTCGGGGGAATAGAGTGCTACAGTAGTGTCTGTTGAAATTAGCAATTAGGCCTTTGTAAAAAGGCTCAAATACATTACTACAGGACAATATGGTTTCAAATGATCAAATTAATTAGTGAATACACATTTTTTAAAGCTTAAATGACACTGAGGATTGCTGTGGACATTAAACTTCACTGTTCAACCTGCTTCACTCATTTTACATGTAACAGCTCACACCTCCTGATTTGTCTGACCTCTTGGTTGTCCTAAAACTTGTTTTCACTTTTCCTTTAAATTCTAATCTCCTCGTTTGTCACCTGCGAGGCTCTATGACTGCGCTACAGCTAAAAAAGGGCCACACAAATATGGTTTGACAAACACTAGATGATTggggggaatgtgtgtgtgtgtgtgtgtgtgtgtgtgtgtgtgtgtgtgtgtgtgtgtgtgtgtgtgtgtgtgtgtgtgtgtgtgtgtgtgtgtgtgtgtgtgtgagatgcttGTCAATGGCCACAAAAAGCGTCTTTCGTGTCTATCAGAGGTAATATCTATGTCCGGAGCAACGTGTGCCTCCATGCCAGACTAAACCCTGTCCTCCCCACTCCTCTTCCCTTGTGGGTTGCGCTTGACTTCCACCGTTttcacagctgctctcagcagtGCACTCCATTACACCTTAAATCACTTAAAAGATCTGAAGCACCAAAAAAAATCCCTCTGCTGCTAATTCACCCTGACTGTGTGGATCATCTAGAGAAAACAAGAGCAAGCCAACGCCGCAACATCTGATTCTAGTCTAATAAAGTGCGATGCTATCTTTATTTCCAAGGCTATAATATTAAATTGAGTCACAAAATTACACCAAGGCCCCAGCGCAGTTCCTAAGCATTGGAAACACAATACCACTGATAAGAATCTCATATTTTACACCTAGTCACCCAATTGTTGAGGATCTTGGCAGGAGCATTCATACGGCGGTACATTCCTCTTTGCAGGGTATCtgaaagcagcaacagagaTTAGGCTCAATAAATAAGGAGGGATAAGTGGGTCTTGTCCTGTGTTTGGTGGCACAGAGCAGTAGACACACAGAGGCGTGACACGCAGCTGCACAGTGCTATTGATTCTCCGCTGGTCTCCAGGCACCCTTCCCTTTCATTCAGGCTGCCTGCCAAGTGCCTCTGAACAGGAGCCCCTGCTCTCCCAATGTCTGCACGTCTGCTTAAGCACAATCAATGGCCCATCAGCAGGGGAGAGAACGCACGCCACTGTCTTTACTTCCACAGAGTGCGAGGCAGGGAAATTGAAAATATATGTAGTGGAAAGGCGTCATGATACCATGCAGGAACAAAACATTATTGACTATCAGAATGAAATCAGACGCTTTTAAAGGCGTCAGATGGAGGTTCCAGCCAGCAGCACCCCTGTTAGTGTCTAAAGAGCTTATTTGCCACCGAATGAAAAGCCTACCGCACTCAGATCTGATTTGAATAACTATTTGTTAGCTGTGGATCAATTTTTCTGCATGCTGAGCTCTGAAACAAACCATCAGAGTACCTCATTTCCCCTGATCAGATAAGCATTTGAAGGTTAGTGGAGGAGAGAACACAACAGATATTTTCCCCATTCCAGTGTATTCCACACACGATGACCACCGAAAATCATCCCTGCAGGGTTGTACGAGatgtgttcttttatttttttttaaagcacacACCTTAAGACAATGATAGATCGTGAGAATGAACCGACTTTGTCTCTCACTGATGAGCATTCAGCCTCTCCGCTGGTGGTCCACGATGCAGCATTCTGTACCACTGCAAATAGTCAGCTCAGGTTGCAGATCCGTCAGCCAGGCTGTCAGGGTTCACAATGGAGAGACAGAAACGTTCCCATTACCAAGGACATTTCGGTTTTGTTCCCACGCGGCAGAACATCTTTTTCAAATCCATCTTAACCAAAACAAAGGGGACGCGAAGCTGAATGCGGCAACATCTCTATTGCTCCCCAAAGATAAATAATGTACCCTCTTATACAACTCATGTTTCATCTGCGCTTTGAGTCCAAAACGGAGAACGTGGCCGTTGCAGCGCCGGCTTCAATCAGCGGATCATGCATGTCACTAATGACGCTCTCATTGGTCATTTTGAGGGTGAACAGCAGTTCGACTGGTATTGAGCGAGTGCACGGGGTCAGAAAATCCACTGgctctgtgtcactgcagtaTGAGAGCAGATAATAAACAAATGGCTCCGTGttaattacaataaaaacaacatatgTTGCCGCCTGCAGATGTGAAGGGTAGCCAGGTGCAGACGGGCTGCATCActgcagacatgagaacagagcAAAACAAGACATAAAACCTTAATGATGAAAATTGATTGCTTTATGTATAACAAGCACCCTTATGTtagttatataaaaaaataagaggAAAGCACATATTTGAACTTATCCACTGAAATATTCATGACACACGCTCGCAGCCGTATttacacacgtacacatacacatatgaagccatggacacacacacacacacacacacacacacacacacacactcgggcTTTTTTCCGCAATGTTTGATCTGCGCTGCACCGACTTTGAAATTAAAAGACAACATTATTTCAACAGGACCTAATTTCTGTGTCATCGGTGAGGAGGACATGGGGGCATGAGCACTAACACTGGCTGAGCGGCTGTACAgccagacagcagcagcggcggcagcagcagcgagtaAAGACGCTGGCAGCATATTTTAAGCACATAGATCTGGACCGGTGTCATTATTATTTCCCCCTCTGTCTAACTAACTAAGAAGTTATGGCACCTCAAGCAACCACACGCCGCATTCGCTTTGTTTATtggaataaacaaacaaaatgcaaacgGCATCCAGTCGTCTCACTGACACAACTTTTCAGCACCTTGGATAGCGCTCCGCCGCCGTCTGCCGAGCCGGGGTGAATAATggtaataataacaacaataataataataaccctcTCCGAGCTGCTGAGCGCTTGAGTGCGCTCATCAATACAAATTAATTTGATGTAATCGTCTTACCgcctttaattattttatgCTACATCAGCACACAGTACGGCTGATGTTCACGGGCATGAAATTATAGCGCtcaaatatttactgtacctcGCTGAAAGGGAGAGGAGCCGGGAGAGAATGAATGAGAtgactgaagtgtgtgtgtgtgtgtgtgtgtgtgtgtgtgtgtgtgtgtgtgtgtgtgtgtgtgtgtgtgtgtgtgtgtcgtgctACAAACTCATTTCATCCGAAATTGCGCATCGGTTTGGCGTGTAACTGCAGAATGTTGGGTCTTTGCCAGCGAGGAGCCTCCATTTCTTTCTAATTTTGCCTCTAAACGCTCTCCTGCACGGTTGACATTTTTTTGCAGGGGGACTCGTCTGTTGTCAGTTCATTGCTCTGCTCGTTGCTGTAACCTTTCCTAAAGAGCACATCCAAAAGGGACCCTTGAAAAAACGCAGGGACGAGGCCTAACCTTCCGATAAGAGCTGTTCGCGCGCCTCGTTGACAGGGTGTGAATAGCGCGCTGAAGCCTCCTATAATcgagctctgattggctgagcagCGCTCGAGGCAGCCAGTAAACGCACACCTGTGGCCGCACGACAATTATTTCCAACAAAGGGGAACAGCGTTGCACTAATTAGGCTCCGTGTCGCTCATCAAGCTAATTTAGAAACTCCCCAGgaattagaaaacaaaaaatgtttattagTAGATTGTGTTGTAAATACTCAATTCCAGCCGAAGCACCTTGCGTTTGAACATCTTAACAGGTTTATAAACTTAGGCAGCCACCTACCCCAgtgttgtcatggtgacaaTGGTGTACCAAAACGCTGCGGGGATGCTGGTGAACTTGCTGGCCGTGGAGCCTTTCTCGGCGTAAAACATGACCGTGGCGAAGATGATGATGGCCATGGTGAGGGAGAACAACAGGAAGCCCAGCTCGGAGGCGCAGCTCTTCAAGGTGTAGCCCAGGATGCGCAGTCCCGCGGAATGCCGGGAGAATTTGAAAATCCGAAAGACCCGGAAGACTCTGAGCGTGACGAACGCGCCGCTCACCTGGTCATTGTCGGTCATGACCAGCCCGATGTAGTACGGCATGATCGCGACCACGTCGATGACGCTCATCACGCTTTTCATGAACTTATATCGGCTCGGCGCCGCGATCAAACGCAGGAGATACTCGACTGTAAATATCATGACGCACGCAGTGTCTAAACAAAAGAAGGCCAGCGCGTAACGGTCTCCACAGGAAACCTCCTTCGACCTGTTGGGTAAAGTCCCGCACGGAACCGTCTCCACCACATTGGCCATCACCGATATGGCAATGAAGAAGCCGGTGACGTAGTAAAAGACCAGCGCTAATGTGCTGGTGTGAGGATTTTCAAAAGCCCGCCACAGGTACTCCCGGAACGTCAGGTTCACCGGCGTGACGTCATTGCTCATGTCCATCTCCTCGTCGTCTTGAAGCCTCTCCGCATTTTCGCGCCTCCGGTCTTTGTATTCCTCGTAACAGCAGTCCCCGATGATCTCGGGGATTATGCCGAAGAACGCGAGCTCCTCGTCGTACGCCGATATGCATTCTTGGCGCGGATAGTGCAGTTTGCCCGTGCGGTAGAAATTGAGAATATGCCTAAAGATGTCGGGGTCGCGGTCGAAAAAGTACTCGTTTGTCTCCTCGTGGAAGAAGAAGTCTCGCTCCGTGCTCCCCAGCAAAGTGTCCGGGTACCGCTCCAAAGTGGTCCGCCACGTCTGAAACTTGGTGCCGCTCACGTTGAGGATGATGAGTCCGTCCTGCGCTTTCCGCTTGTCTTGCGGGGGCACGGGCATCGGGGTGCTCGCCACGGGCATCCATCCTATGGCCGCCGCTCGAGCGAAGGGGAGCCACGCCGCTAcacctgctgccatgctgaCCTATAACGATTAAAACGACCCTGCTCCGGTTATCACAGTGCTATGGCTCAGAGACGAATTGCATCTGCAAGAAGAACAGCGGATAGAGACACCGATGGTTAGGCGCATGATGCACCTGGGCTCAACAGAATGTgataagaaaacacacaaaccaattTATTCATGATGATACTGCGCATAGCACTGATGAGTATCACTCTCCAGCCTTTTCCCACAGTCTTACTGTTCAGTTATGAAAGCCTACTTTGCGGCAGAATGTAAATTGGATTTAGAAAGCGTCACCCATCAATCAGAACGGGTGTTTCGGCGGGGGAGAAAAGAGCCAAGTGCAACCAAACGCACGTACCTTAGGAAACGCTGCTCTTCAAACTGCACCCGCGGCGAGTTTAACGTGCCCGTCCGCGGAGGTGACCACTTGCGATTCTGCCGCCCATTTATCAACCACTGCGGCCGGGAGGTGACGGGAAAACAGTGCAGAAACGTCGCATCAACAAGTTAAACAATTCACGCGGCAGTTTCTCGGCCGCTCGAGCGGTCATTCGTCCGAGCGCGAGCCCCTCTCACCATCCGCGAGGCGACCGTGCTCAGTGGCATGCGTTTTTTCCCCCTCCGTTGCAGCTACTCCTCAATAAACTCCTGTTCCTCTCGTCGACTGCaagaccaccccccccccccttctcatCACCGAGCCTCGACCgtggagaggggagagaaaatgATATGCAGAGGGAGGAGTGGTCCTATCCGCAGTCAGAAATTCCTCCGTCGCTGCGCCGTGGGGGGAACTAATCAATGCGTAATGGTAGTCTAAGTAGGCGGCGCATCCACAGCCCGAAGTTAACGCTAGCGCGGTTCTGTcccttcacctgcagcacaacGGCGCTTAGACGATGGTGGCTCGTTTTCTGTCGATGTTTTGattttcctgctttttcttCTAGTCATATTAACGCCGCAAGTCACTTGAAGTTTCCCTCCTATTGCATATCCAAAATGACGCAAACGCATCAATGAGCGCTTTTACGCATATTTATACATTACGATACGCAGGGCATCAATCAAATGTATTGGATACAGTGTTTAGGGctaatattttttttagttgAGAGAAACATACGGATTTCAGATGTGCAACACTTGATCGATACCGTTTCTGAATTGCACCATTTTGCGAATGCTGTTCAGCGGACTTACACAACTTAAAAGGTCAACATTATTGGGCTACACCGCTCTACTGACATTTTCCAAAATAACCATAATCAATGAAATGTCTCACAACTCGGGCATCTCCCGGGGAATACGAGCCAGCTGCGCCCACCGCGAAGCCCGTGCTTCGGCGCGAGCCTCGTTTTGCCGCAGGTCCACGCGTCGGGACACGCGCGGAAGTTCGCGCTGAGCTGCTTTAGGCTCGCGTCCtggcaccacggacagcgcacGAGCCGCCGGGAAACGGGCGCGTTGGAcgccgcgctcgctcgctcgctgcagCTGTTGATCCTCTCCAGCTTCCGCCGAGCGCAAAGGTTCAGAGTCACGCTTAAgtacacacagctgcagagctgctggaaagTGGATTGTCTCGCTGGCTATTAACCTGGGCTCTATTGAGATGAGATGCAGATTCATTGTCTTTGggagggggggaaaaaacatcCGCAGCTGCTACTGTTCTCAGTGCTGCAGTTTGCAACAAGTGAGTTCACGGACACATTCGATGCTGCAGTCAGAGCTGTGGCCTTTCGTTTTTTTCACATCCACAGCCAGTTTTGCTACATTCACATCCAGCCTCAGGTCCCCTCTGGCGCAATGCCGACTTTTTGTAGGATGAATGCACGGGACTGTCAGAAGTCCCATTAGTGTATGCTGAGCATGTCAGAGCACACTCAGTGTTCAGTTTGAGCAGTCGAGCCCAGGGGCGATGTATTCATCAGGGCATTTAAATATTCCAGCGGTTGCCAAATGGCACCAAACACAGGCGTCCCAGCGGAGCTGGATGCCAGGCTTTAGCTGCAAGCTTGTCAGAGCACAGATAgccacagtgttttcatttaaaaggtAGCGAAAGTGCCTGTTTAGCAATTACACATCCTACAATTTAGGCCGAGCAGGTAAAACGTTCCCAATTTCTAGCACACGTCAAAATTGCTCTTTGCCTTTAGTTCCGTAGTCAACGTGAAACCGCAGTCCCGTCGAAGAGTTAACCCAAAGTGTCAGAAAAGAAACTTTCCTGGTTTTCACTCAAACATCTTTCTCCAAAGTGAAACAAGGAAAAGCACGAATGACAGGGGCAGCACTCTTAGTCTTGTGGAAATTAAAAGTCGATAGCGTAACCTTTGTGAGTGACAACAACCTGGCAGCAGCCGACGCTGGTTTTCTTTACACTATCCTTCAAAATGTCAACAGAATTTTCTCCCCTCACGATGCCGTGCACCTGAACaaggctgcccccccccccccccccccccccccccccccccccgctggaCCGGGACGGAACCAGCGGTCGGGTCCTCTGCGGCGGCCGGTCGGTCGGTGTCGGACGCGTCGTACGAGGCGGCGACGCGCTTCACGAACACCCTCCAGTCCCAAAAAGTTTCAAGGTGATTTCCGGTGATTGGTGTTGACACAGAGCTGCGAAGATGATTTAATTacgttgtctgtgtgtttatggatCGACTCTTTGGATAAAGCAATTAGCATGTGTCCCTAACAAGGTTGAGCGGCTTGTCGTTGGTATTCTGCGCAGACACGAGCGGCGGCCTGAACAAACATCGCTTTCCTTGTACAGCTGACGATACCGTGAGTCCAAACACGCTGACGCGGCGCTTTCCATTGGCCTCCAGTGATGATGGCACATAATCAGACTCTGGCccgtctcgccagacagcgctCGCTGGCGTTTTGAACTTGTACCACTCAAGTGACGCCGACGCCCTTGCGGGATTACGTTGTGTAACAGGATGTGGTTTGTAAACAGGGCCTTAAGTGAGCGCCGCGTTGTAACGCGGAGGCACCGACCCAAAACACACGCGAAGCATCTTTTCTTACTCGATCCACTGACACTGTAGCAGTCTGTCTACTGTATAAGGATGCAGCCCACACTGCAGCCTGTTTCCTCTGCTCTATATTTAGTCAGGCTTAGCTCAGTGATTGAAATGATTAAACAGATGAGTCCTCTTCAGTGGAGATGTGCCAGGGCTTGttaaggaggaagtggagggtcAGCCGCCCTTTGATTCAGGCCATTTATATAGAAAAATACTTGAAGGGGATGCAGCTATTTCAATGTGAGCCTGTGACAACAGGTCAGCGGCGAGAAGCTTTTTTAATCTATGTCTCAATTCCTGAAACCATATAACCGTCATGTAGCCAATACGCTACATGTGGAGGATAGTAGCAGAATGCAGGTGAAGTCTAACCTTataataaactttatttatgGAGCATTTTACCAGGATTCAAAGTTGATGACAAGTGATAAAACGGTAGTAAATAAAAAGCCAACG
The genomic region above belongs to Betta splendens chromosome 6, fBetSpl5.4, whole genome shotgun sequence and contains:
- the LOC114856847 gene encoding potassium voltage-gated channel subfamily D member 2-like isoform X5 — translated: MAAGVAAWLPFARAAAIGWMPVASTPMPVPPQDKRKAQDGLIILNVSGTKFQTWRTTLERYPDTLLGSTERDFFFHEETNEYFFDRDPDIFRHILNFYRTGKLHYPRQECISAYDEELAFFGIIPEIIGDCCYEEYKDRRRENAERLQDDEEMDMSNDVTPVNLTFREYLWRAFENPHTSTLALVFYYVTGFFIAISVMANVVETVPCGTLPNRSKEVSCGDRYALAFFCLDTACVMIFTVEYLLRLIAAPSRYKFMKSVMSVIDVVAIMPYYIGLVMTDNDQVSGAFVTLRVFRVFRIFKFSRHSAGLRILGYTLKSCASELGFLLFSLTMAIIIFATVMFYAEKGSTASKFTSIPAAFWYTIVTMTTLGYGDMVPKTIVGKVFGSICSLSGVLVIALPVPVIVSNFSRIYHQSQRAEKRRAQRKTRLARIRAAKIRGTNAYMRYKQNGLLIDSLEEASKEAGQALVGKAASPPFESQHHHLLHCLEKTTHETLKGGRGQVVQHETILLLVVWDKVNEGFTLCRMQCTCLHQTSRVVHH
- the LOC114856847 gene encoding potassium voltage-gated channel subfamily D member 2-like isoform X3; translation: MAAGVAAWLPFARAAAIGWMPVASTPMPVPPQDKRKAQDGLIILNVSGTKFQTWRTTLERYPDTLLGSTERDFFFHEETNEYFFDRDPDIFRHILNFYRTGKLHYPRQECISAYDEELAFFGIIPEIIGDCCYEEYKDRRRENAERLQDDEEMDMSNDVTPVNLTFREYLWRAFENPHTSTLALVFYYVTGFFIAISVMANVVETVPCGTLPNRSKEVSCGDRYALAFFCLDTACVMIFTVEYLLRLIAAPSRYKFMKSVMSVIDVVAIMPYYIGLVMTDNDQVSGAFVTLRVFRVFRIFKFSRHSAGLRILGYTLKSCASELGFLLFSLTMAIIIFATVMFYAEKGSTASKFTSIPAAFWYTIVTMTTLGYGDMVPKTIVGKVFGSICSLSGVLVIALPVPVIVSNFSRIYHQSQRAEKRRAQRASKEAGQALVGKAASPPFESQHHHLLHCLEKTTNHEFVDEQTFQANCMEISVMNKSGSRASSLSSSPHGLGSCCSRRHRKKSSFSLPSTNNQELSTIQIRERPVANRYRSSLNAKLDETVPLKCDDPYISPSMVTLSAPVVTSSDGDGSSTTAYSQSNIVRVSAL
- the LOC114856847 gene encoding potassium voltage-gated channel subfamily D member 2-like isoform X4, with product MAAGVAAWLPFARAAAIGWMPVASTPMPVPPQDKRKAQDGLIILNVSGTKFQTWRTTLERYPDTLLGSTERDFFFHEETNEYFFDRDPDIFRHILNFYRTGKLHYPRQECISAYDEELAFFGIIPEIIGDCCYEEYKDRRRENAERLQDDEEMDMSNDVTPVNLTFREYLWRAFENPHTSTLALVFYYVTGFFIAISVMANVVETVPCGTLPNRSKEVSCGDRYALAFFCLDTACVMIFTVEYLLRLIAAPSRYKFMKSVMSVIDVVAIMPYYIGLVMTDNDQVSGAFVTLRVFRVFRIFKFSRHSAGLRILGYTLKSCASELGFLLFSLTMAIIIFATVMFYAEKGSTASKFTSIPAAFWYTIVTMTTLGYGDMVPKTIVGKVFGSICSLSGVLVIALPVPVIVSNFSRIYHQSQRAEKRRAQRASKEAGQALVGKAASPPFESQHHHLLHCLEKTTNHEFVDEQTFQANCMEISVMNKSGSRASSLSSSPHGLGSCCSRRHRKKSSFSLPSTNNQELSTIQIRERPVANSRSSLNAKLDETVPLKCDDPYISPSMVTLSAPVVTSSDGDGSSTTAYSQSNIVRVSAL
- the LOC114856847 gene encoding potassium voltage-gated channel subfamily D member 2-like isoform X2 yields the protein MAAGVAAWLPFARAAAIGWMPVASTPMPVPPQDKRKAQDGLIILNVSGTKFQTWRTTLERYPDTLLGSTERDFFFHEETNEYFFDRDPDIFRHILNFYRTGKLHYPRQECISAYDEELAFFGIIPEIIGDCCYEEYKDRRRENAERLQDDEEMDMSNDVTPVNLTFREYLWRAFENPHTSTLALVFYYVTGFFIAISVMANVVETVPCGTLPNRSKEVSCGDRYALAFFCLDTACVMIFTVEYLLRLIAAPSRYKFMKSVMSVIDVVAIMPYYIGLVMTDNDQVSGAFVTLRVFRVFRIFKFSRHSAGLRILGYTLKSCASELGFLLFSLTMAIIIFATVMFYAEKGSTASKFTSIPAAFWYTIVTMTTLGYGDMVPKTIVGKVFGSICSLSGVLVIALPVPVIVSNFSRIYHQSQRAEKRRAQRKTRLARIRAAKIRGTNAYMRYKQNGLLIDSLEEASKEAGQALVGKAASPPFESQHHHLLHCLEKTTNHEFVDEQTFQANCMEISVMNKSGSRASSLSSSPHGLGSCCSRRHRKKSSFSLPSTNNQELSTIQIRERPVANSRSSLNAKLDETVPLKCDDPYISPSMVTLSAPVVTSSDGDGSSTTAYSQSNIVRVSAL
- the LOC114856847 gene encoding potassium voltage-gated channel subfamily D member 2-like isoform X1, with translation MAAGVAAWLPFARAAAIGWMPVASTPMPVPPQDKRKAQDGLIILNVSGTKFQTWRTTLERYPDTLLGSTERDFFFHEETNEYFFDRDPDIFRHILNFYRTGKLHYPRQECISAYDEELAFFGIIPEIIGDCCYEEYKDRRRENAERLQDDEEMDMSNDVTPVNLTFREYLWRAFENPHTSTLALVFYYVTGFFIAISVMANVVETVPCGTLPNRSKEVSCGDRYALAFFCLDTACVMIFTVEYLLRLIAAPSRYKFMKSVMSVIDVVAIMPYYIGLVMTDNDQVSGAFVTLRVFRVFRIFKFSRHSAGLRILGYTLKSCASELGFLLFSLTMAIIIFATVMFYAEKGSTASKFTSIPAAFWYTIVTMTTLGYGDMVPKTIVGKVFGSICSLSGVLVIALPVPVIVSNFSRIYHQSQRAEKRRAQRKTRLARIRAAKIRGTNAYMRYKQNGLLIDSLEEASKEAGQALVGKAASPPFESQHHHLLHCLEKTTNHEFVDEQTFQANCMEISVMNKSGSRASSLSSSPHGLGSCCSRRHRKKSSFSLPSTNNQELSTIQIRERPVANRYRSSLNAKLDETVPLKCDDPYISPSMVTLSAPVVTSSDGDGSSTTAYSQSNIVRVSAL
- the LOC114856847 gene encoding potassium voltage-gated channel subfamily D member 2-like isoform X6 is translated as MAAGVAAWLPFARAAAIGWMPVASTPMPVPPQDKRKAQDGLIILNVSGTKFQTWRTTLERYPDTLLGSTERDFFFHEETNEYFFDRDPDIFRHILNFYRTGKLHYPRQECISAYDEELAFFGIIPEIIGDCCYEEYKDRRRENAERLQDDEEMDMSNDVTPVNLTFREYLWRAFENPHTSTLALVFYYVTGFFIAISVMANVVETVPCGTLPNRSKEVSCGDRYALAFFCLDTACVMIFTVEYLLRLIAAPSRYKFMKSVMSVIDVVAIMPYYIGLVMTDNDQVSGAFVTLRVFRVFRIFKFSRHSAGLRILGYTLKSCASELGFLLFSLTMAIIIFATVMFYAEKGSTASKFTSIPAAFWYTIVTMTTLGYGDMVPKTIVGKVFGSICSLSGVLVIALPVPVIVSNFSRIYHQSQRAEKRRAQRASKEAGQALVGKAASPPFESQHHHLLHCLEKTTHETLKGGRGQVVQHETILLLVVWDKVNEGFTLCRMQCTCLHQTSRVVHH